One stretch of Lacrimispora sphenoides DNA includes these proteins:
- a CDS encoding ROK family protein, whose product MEYCLGIDIGGTFIKYALADETYHIVDRWKAKTKKFDNIHEFYDYICLNIKDLNSIKNIGVSAPGLIDENSNVKSYAAANVCIMKESNVNCEIGKRTNKKVATINDAKAAGLCELKMGNAKGSRSSAFLIIGTGTGGCLCDEKGVIYGKDGYAGEFHHLPFMNFKTGALDCQGDYCSMTALIKIYNSKLTLEDKAVYGNEVCDKYLNGDRTAIEAVDEWINYISIQLLTIAVFYNPEIICIGGGISEESWFIEAVREKFQSTCKSYFKGEKFITTKIDKCSYNNDSNILGAIIHVNEMLI is encoded by the coding sequence ATGGAATATTGTTTAGGGATTGACATAGGCGGAACATTTATTAAATATGCATTAGCAGATGAAACGTACCATATTGTTGACCGTTGGAAAGCTAAAACCAAAAAGTTTGACAACATACATGAATTTTATGATTACATATGTTTAAATATCAAAGACCTTAACTCAATAAAGAATATAGGAGTAAGTGCTCCAGGGCTCATTGATGAAAATTCCAATGTAAAATCTTATGCTGCGGCAAATGTATGTATCATGAAGGAAAGCAATGTTAATTGTGAAATAGGAAAAAGGACAAATAAGAAGGTGGCAACAATCAATGACGCCAAAGCCGCCGGCCTTTGTGAACTTAAAATGGGAAATGCAAAAGGGAGCCGTTCTTCTGCATTTTTAATCATCGGAACAGGCACCGGTGGGTGCTTATGTGATGAGAAAGGTGTTATCTATGGGAAGGATGGCTATGCAGGAGAATTTCACCACTTGCCATTCATGAATTTTAAAACTGGAGCCCTTGACTGTCAAGGGGATTATTGCTCTATGACAGCTCTAATTAAAATATACAACAGTAAGTTAACTTTAGAAGATAAGGCTGTCTATGGAAATGAAGTATGTGATAAATATTTAAATGGGGACAGAACCGCCATAGAAGCAGTTGATGAATGGATTAATTATATATCCATCCAATTGCTGACAATCGCTGTATTTTATAATCCGGAAATCATATGCATCGGCGGAGGAATATCAGAAGAATCCTGGTTTATTGAAGCTGTCAGAGAAAAGTTTCAGAGCACATGCAAGAGCTATTTTAAAGGCGAGAAATTTATAACAACCAAAATTGATAAATGCAGCTATAACAATGATTCTAATATATTAGGAGCAATCATTCATGTAAATGAAATGCTTATATAA
- a CDS encoding exodeoxyribonuclease III, which produces MKKLISWNVNGLRACVDKGFLDYFNEVDADVFCIQESKLQEGQIELELPGYHQYWNYAEKKGYSGTAIFTKEMPLSVAYGIGVEEHDREGRVIAAEYPEYYVVTCYTPNSQNELARLPYRMTWEEAFFSYLKKLEDKKPVIFCGDLNVAHKEIDLKNPKTNRKNAGFTDEEREKFTLLLKNGFIDTYRYFNPELESVYSWWSYRFSARQKNAGWRIDYFCVSESLEDRLISADIHTEVLGSDHCPVELVIR; this is translated from the coding sequence ATGAAAAAACTGATTTCTTGGAATGTAAACGGCCTTCGCGCCTGCGTGGACAAGGGCTTTTTGGATTATTTTAATGAAGTGGATGCGGATGTATTCTGTATCCAGGAAAGCAAGCTTCAGGAGGGACAGATCGAACTTGAACTTCCCGGATATCATCAGTACTGGAATTATGCGGAAAAGAAAGGCTATTCAGGGACTGCCATATTTACGAAGGAGATGCCTTTGTCAGTGGCTTATGGAATCGGCGTTGAGGAGCATGACAGGGAAGGCCGGGTGATCGCAGCTGAATATCCGGAATACTATGTGGTTACCTGCTATACCCCTAATTCCCAGAATGAGCTGGCCCGTCTGCCTTACCGGATGACATGGGAGGAGGCCTTCTTTTCCTATTTAAAAAAGCTGGAGGATAAAAAGCCGGTGATTTTCTGCGGAGACTTAAATGTGGCTCATAAGGAAATCGATTTAAAGAATCCTAAAACCAACCGGAAAAATGCAGGCTTTACCGATGAAGAAAGGGAGAAGTTTACCCTCCTTTTGAAAAATGGTTTTATTGACACATACCGTTATTTCAATCCGGAGCTGGAAAGCGTATACTCCTGGTGGTCTTACCGGTTTAGTGCCAGGCAGAAAAATGCAGGCTGGCGCATTGACTATTTCTGCGTATCTGAAAGCTTAGAGGACAGGCTCATAAGTGCGGACATCCATACCGAGGTCTTAGGCTCCGACCACTGCCCTGTGGAGCTTGTGATCCGTTAG
- a CDS encoding ABC-F family ATP-binding cassette domain-containing protein: MNLLTIEHLIKSYTERLLFDDTSFSINEGDKIGLIGINGTGKSTLLRIVAGLEEPDQGTVVKGRNLDIRFLSQNPVFHEGDTILESIVRDNEGHEHVWDLESQAKAMLTRLGFSDFDSKVETLSGGQRKRVALVSVLLGNTDLLVLDEPTNHLDSSMADWLEDYLKRFRGALLMVTHDRYFLDSVTNRIVELDKGKLYNYQENYEGYLKLKAERMDMEAASERKRQSILKVELEWMQRGARARSTKQKAHIQRYENLRDQEGIKIDQTVELDSVSSRLGRTTVELNEINKAFGEKVLMKDFTYVFLKNDRIGIIGPNGSGKSTLMKITAGWLEPDAGTVTIGQTVKMGYFSQESEDMDGSVKVIDYIRNVAEYVKTKDGSVSASQMLERFLFPSSVQYTTVSKLSGGEKRRLYLLRILMEAPNVLLLDEPTNDLDIQTLTILEDYLDSFQGIVVTVSHDRYFLDRVVRRIFAFEGQGRVTQYEGGFTDYQAAFEEKYPEGLSGQAEEAAKSSEATEKKTKEKPKGERKLKFSFKEQREWETIEEDLAALEEKIEALDRQMGEASSDYSKLNALMEEKTEQEKLLEEKMERWMYLNDLAEQIENQ, from the coding sequence ATGAATTTACTGACGATTGAACATTTAATAAAATCATATACGGAACGTCTGCTTTTTGATGATACCAGCTTCAGCATTAATGAAGGGGATAAGATCGGGCTAATCGGCATTAACGGAACCGGGAAATCCACTTTGCTACGGATCGTGGCAGGTCTTGAAGAGCCGGATCAGGGGACTGTGGTAAAGGGACGGAATTTAGATATCCGTTTTCTGTCTCAGAATCCAGTCTTCCATGAAGGTGATACCATTTTAGAGAGCATTGTCCGGGACAATGAAGGGCATGAGCATGTCTGGGACCTGGAAAGCCAGGCAAAGGCCATGCTGACCAGACTGGGATTTTCGGACTTTGATTCCAAGGTGGAGACCTTGTCAGGAGGACAGAGAAAACGGGTGGCATTAGTCAGCGTCCTTCTTGGGAATACCGACTTACTGGTCCTTGACGAGCCAACCAACCATTTAGACAGCAGCATGGCAGACTGGCTGGAGGACTATTTAAAGCGTTTTAGAGGGGCGTTATTGATGGTAACCCATGACCGGTATTTTTTAGACAGCGTTACCAACCGGATTGTGGAGCTGGATAAGGGAAAGCTTTACAACTATCAGGAGAATTATGAAGGCTATTTAAAGCTGAAGGCAGAGCGTATGGACATGGAGGCGGCCTCAGAGCGGAAACGCCAGTCCATCCTTAAAGTGGAGCTGGAATGGATGCAGCGGGGCGCCAGAGCGCGTTCTACCAAGCAGAAGGCTCATATCCAGCGCTATGAGAATCTCCGTGACCAGGAGGGGATTAAGATCGATCAGACGGTGGAACTGGATTCTGTTTCAAGCCGTCTGGGGCGTACCACAGTGGAGCTTAATGAGATCAACAAAGCCTTTGGGGAAAAGGTTCTGATGAAGGACTTTACCTATGTATTCTTAAAAAATGACCGAATCGGCATCATCGGGCCCAATGGAAGCGGTAAGTCCACGTTGATGAAGATCACTGCAGGGTGGCTGGAGCCTGACGCTGGGACGGTTACCATAGGGCAGACCGTGAAAATGGGATATTTTTCTCAGGAAAGCGAAGACATGGATGGCAGTGTAAAGGTCATTGACTACATCCGGAATGTGGCGGAGTATGTAAAGACAAAGGATGGAAGTGTCAGCGCCTCTCAGATGCTGGAACGCTTTCTGTTTCCCTCAAGTGTTCAGTACACTACCGTCAGCAAGCTGTCCGGTGGGGAGAAAAGAAGGCTATATCTGCTCCGGATCCTGATGGAAGCGCCGAATGTGCTTTTGCTTGACGAGCCGACCAATGATCTGGATATCCAGACTTTAACGATCTTAGAGGATTATCTTGACAGCTTTCAGGGGATTGTAGTCACGGTTTCTCATGACCGGTATTTTCTGGACCGGGTCGTGCGCCGGATCTTTGCTTTTGAGGGCCAGGGCCGGGTGACCCAGTATGAGGGAGGCTTTACCGATTATCAGGCGGCATTTGAGGAGAAATATCCGGAAGGTCTTTCAGGCCAGGCTGAGGAAGCTGCAAAAAGTTCAGAAGCCACGGAAAAGAAGACCAAGGAAAAGCCAAAGGGAGAGAGGAAGCTAAAATTTTCCTTTAAGGAACAAAGAGAATGGGAAACCATAGAGGAGGATTTAGCGGCCCTGGAAGAAAAGATCGAAGCCCTGGACAGGCAGATGGGAGAAGCTTCCAGTGATTACAGCAAGCTGAATGCGCTGATGGAAGAAAAGACAGAGCAGGAAAAGCTGCTGGAAGAAAAAATGGAGCGCTGGATGTATCTAAACGATCTGGCAGAACAGATTGAGAACCAATAA